TGTGGAGGTGCATGAACTCACCTGGTCTAATTGCAGCTTCCAGTCCCCCTCCCCCACAACCCGCGGATGCCTCGCTAGATTCCAGAAGCGCACGCCGATAACCTCCACCAAAAACGAAATGAAAACCGATGAAAACTGGACGCGCGCATGGCTTTGAGCGCGCTGCAAGCAGGAGGGATTCACTCACCTGGGGGGCTGATTCGCTCCCCGCTTGCTCCACTCGGATCTCCCTTCACGTAACATCCTAATTTTCATCGCCATTCATCACCATTGAATCGTATTTTTCCTTTCTTCAGGTGGATTTTCTCTAATTTCTTCTCCACTAAGCAAAAGTGGGATATTTCCAAAGCAACCCTTtagttccttctccactaagcaagagtaAGATATTTTGTATGGAATAAAATTAGTAATAAgtaaaattttaaaaatagaatATTTTAGAATTCTCTAGAAGGGGACACCTGTCCTACTAGTATCATAGCTtcccttgacctataaatagagcccTCTCCTTACCATAGCATCCACCCATAAGTAAGGTAGTTAAGTTGTGGAAAGGCTAGGAGAGTGagtgctggactagccacttaaaggtgtGTGTTCCTTCGTGGCTTTGTCGttccaataaggtaagtgtttTATAAGTGTTAGTCTTCTGATTAAACTTAAGTATTTAGAATATAAGTTGTAATTCATCTATTGGTAGGCTCCACTCGCCATAAATCGGGGTCGTCGCACACAGTGCCGGCCGAAATATTTTTCCGCCGTGTGAATCGCCACAATTCGTCTATAAAGGAAGCCGACGCCCTCCCTGCCGTCCCCACCCGCGCTCgctcccgctcgcgcacgcgcgacacgccggccccacgacgggaccgcgcactgccgccggcaccgcgccgtgccgcccacctccgcgtccccatctcgcccacgccgctgcagcgtcctcgccggctttgccgcctcgacgctcgcgtcttcagcgctgccactgtttgagttgacggcgagctgccgcagcccacgccgtcgcccgtccctgtgcgacgccgctgctgctcccctcgcctataaaaggagcaagGCCGTAACGAACCccatcatcagcccaagcaAATCGAGCCGCTTCACTCCGGTAGCTGAACCACTTCTTACGAGCCCAGCTCACTCACAAGACGAAACTCCAACAGTTAACCCTCTTCCTCGAGCTATTCCGCGCCAAGGTAAGATAGCAGGCAGCTCTCCGACCATTaactccgcaatactaataaaggcccaaaacacccaccaggccgtgagcacctaatccaaatcattctatttgaataccaaccaatactgtaaacccaatatctccttcatatcaactctttttcacataactctttttcctaaactctcctcaaatcatatactatctattcctcctattttcatctccatttgagcttattttatagcttgcttgtgtttgtttgccggttgtgccgtttccgccgtagatcacggagtgatcgaggaggagcctgccaaggagtacgaaggccagtacagcggGCCGGAGCCAGAAAACCtgtaccgcgagcaggaagccgccgccgccgccgcgtacgTAAGCGAAGACAAGTTTCATCGATCCCTACGTGaacggttgcatccatgtgaggacgtctagttgtagctctggtttaggatcgattacatatatcggtgcttgagtgattgagtgtgctcatacatgcatatgagtagttatgcatatccagagttgagactaggatatgaagggatttAACTGAGACTAGGGtagctgggtatgctggagccggcgctaccgtggtggtagactggcaggtgagtgctaccgtggagaTAGGCTCGAGTTAACATATTGAGGGATGGTTGCTGCtctggtgaaccataaggaccgagctgttttgacatctcacctagcttactttagtacgaccacaggttccgttatgggccggacttagcctaatcccactggttagtcTGACGGTCGtagggatggttcacgggtatagaccattggggtcagggcctgagggtttgtgcggccgggctggggcgtgaccatggttgggtgtcggctatgtcggttgtccgttcgggcagtcgagcttgtgggtacagtgtacgatctctgcagagtgtagaatccattcgaatagtccgtgtccacggaaatGGACAGGCTACGATGTGGTCctaacaactagtgagctatctactgtgggttgtgtcgggaagagttgcataccATGAATTGCATTGCTAATGCATTGTGTTTAATGTGCGTCGTGCATgccattcccctcccgtagggagAGGTGGAACTTGTTGAGTatttttgtactcacccgtttatgacttaTTGCAGAGAATCCTGATTTTGTGCCTGAGGAAGGTGAGTAGTTCGTGCCGTATAtccaagtctggagtggtgccgttgcagtagaagccaccatgtcagatgaagagtttgcccttgcgtttatcaccgctactgttgtattcctagtttatattattGTATTCCTAATTTATATTATTGTTGTAATCGAATGtattaaataaagctatgtatgactgtggcaccacttgtgtaatgtattttcaccagTTACTGTTTTCTGATGTTTAAATATATGTTTAGCTCCGGTTATTTAGACCGGGGCGTTTCAACTGCAGATGCAGAAATGCGCGCTGCGAATGCGAGAAATACAGCCGGCTACGACAGAGTTTTTACCTTTTAATTAAGATGAGTTTGACAATAAAATTTTGTGAAGAGGCATTTCATGCCCATCCACAtctttaataaaatttataaAGTTTTTGCAAACTTTTATTGATATACACATTTGGAATGTACAATATTGCTGCAACTTTTTGCTTATACTTTCTTGACTAAGCTGTCACAGTGGTGTGCGTTTTACTAGAGATGGGGATGGATATGATATATCCTCCAGCTATACTAGTGGATATGATATACGTACTCATATCAAACTCTATACTGGCCTGCGTAATTGTTATTAGGGGCACTCTCTTGCTAGTTAAAATAAGCACAAACATCACAGACCTCAGCGTCGGAGAACTGACCCCGTTACTGGAACAGCTTCCGGCCGGCGTCCCCGACGAAGGCCGCCACCGCTGTCCACTCCTCCAGCAGCACCTCGTCCCCTCCGTCCCTGTTGATAGGCGGGAAGAACAGCCAGAACGCCGTGCCCGCAACGAACGCCACCACGAGCAGAGTCGccaccggccgcggcggcgtcggcggccacCCCCTCGCCGCGCACCACCCCTCGGCCACGCAGCAGGCGCCGTGGATCAGGAAGAACGCCGCCATCTCCCCGGTGGGCGGGCGCAGGGTGAGGTAGCACACCATGACCTCGTGCATCAGCCCGGACACGAGGAACGTGGCCAGGACGCCGGCcgccctgcccgcgcgcgcgcgcacggggCCGTAGACCGACGGGCGCAGCACCGCGGGCACCACGAGGTTCCACCGCCGGCCCCAGAAGTCGCGCAGCGACGACGCCAGGTACGGCAGGTCGAACTGGGGCTCCGCCTCCATGCcgagcgcgccggcggcggccgcgatgcAGGGGAGGAGGAGGTCGAAGAAGCAGTACATGTGGACGCCGTACATCGCGAGGCGCGCGTAGAGGGGCAGCCGGTCCTTGAACCGGTAGGCGCGGAGGAGCGCCGCCACGACGGCGACCTTTGCGGCGCACGAAACGAGGAACGCGGGTGCGGGCCGCTTGGACGCCGCTGCTGCTTCGCCGGCGGGGCGGGttccgctgccgctgccgccgcgatTGGTCATCAGCTTGACGGGGAGCGCCGCGGTGAAGAGGAACGGGAGCACGGGGAGGGCGGGGTCGAGCGGCCCTAGGCCGGCCGCGAGGAGCGCGACCTTGAACACGCCGAGCCACGCGAGGAAGAAGGCGGCCATGCCCCgggtggtggcggaggaggagaaggccaaGGGCGCCGCGGCGAGGAACGCGACCACCGGGAGcagcgcggcgaggcgggggAAGCCCGGGCGGAGGCGCGAGGACACGGCGCGCGCGTACAGCGCGGCGGCCGACACGGCCAGGGACACCATGGGGATGCTGTCCCGCAGGAGCTCCATGGCTGCGGCTAGCccggccgtcgccgcctccgGGTCGTGGCAGCACTGCAGCAGCCGTTGAATTCAACGACCGAGAGCCTTCCAAGAGAACACCTTGTAGTAGATTACGGCCGCGAGTGTCGCGACGTACATTATTTTGGGACGAAAATTCAAAGCCAGCAACCTCTTTCTCCATGACTCGCTCGCTCATCCAGAGTTCATTGCAGTCTTCCTCGCACGCTCATGTTGCATCCACTCTACTGCCACGTGTACAAACTAACCATAGTATACATATCTGACACGGCAGAATATAAACTATACGAATATATAAATCTAGAATATAATTTTATTAAGAAAATCCTAATATTacaaagaagaggaagatcaaAACCCATACCAAGCACTTCTAGCAACTTCGGCACCCGAACAAGAGCTGCTTCACCTAAACTCCACTACGTGGCACAGGGATCTCTCGGCCGGCAATCGAGGGGAGGCACTAGGAACCGCCATTGTAAGCCAACGAGGAAGCTCCACGTGCAAGGGTTAAGTCGGTGGAGCTGGCCATGGTTCGGCCGAAACACCTGGTTCGGTCGAACCAAGTTTGGCCCCAATCGACCTCAGACTTTGCTGAGTGGCTGGCAGGGTGGGCCCTGGGATCTTTGGTGCATGGTTTGGTGCTGTCCTAATTCGGTTGCATGTCCCagtgggccctttgatccatgtTAAGGTTGAACAGTGCTTTCTGATTGGTCGATagcttttatcttggattcaagagtgtgttttccctccatttctacTCAATTTCCTGCATAGCTCTATTTTCCAAGAGATATGTGGAAATGACATTATTCTAGATAGATATGCGTGCAACAAATGCTAGTTCTTCCCAATTTTCTGATCAAATTGACGGTCGAAATCGTGCCGTAACGAGCGTCAACAGCGGCCTTGCTCGCCACACGCAGCGGCGAGCTGCTCGAGATCCTTCCCGACCTACCTCCGACGCCTCCACCCTGAGCCCCCTTGGTCGCAGCCGGAATCGTGGGGATTTGGGCCCACAATTCTACCGGATGTTCCGAGATTGGCCGGGAGCTTGCCATTGACGCAGGAGGAGTGGAGGTCGATGACGCCGAGCAATGACTACAGGCCATGGCCGAACACATAGGGATCTGGCCCGGGAACGGGAACCTCGAGGCGTTGAGCGTCTCGAGCGTGGTCAGCCATCGCAGTGGGTCAACGGTGAAGGCCGCGCGGCAGGCCCCCGCACAAGTGCTCCTGAGCCCGCTGAGGCGGAGCTTCGCGACATGCCGGCGTGGCAGGTCGCACCGGACCAGAAGATGCAGGGATCGGCCCTGGCAGGCCAGTTGCGGGCGCGCATGACCAGCAATGTGCACAGGCTGCAGAGCGCAACGACGTTGCGCGGCGCGAGCACGGTCTGGTGAGGCAACGGCCGCCCAACAGAAGCATGGCGAGGCAGAAGaaggcaccggcggcgaggcggcagcATGGAAGCATAGGGATGGGGAGGTGGTGCGTGCAGGTAAGGTGCCGCACCACCACGGGATGCCACCAGCTCACCGACGGCGTGTCCTCGCCCGCGGACCTGCCGCCCAAGCCCACCATGACACAGGGCGTAGAGGGGAGACACAGGGCTAGGGAATCAGGTGGGGAAGGCCGGTGACCAGCGGATTTGGCCGGTGAACTTGGATCAGCCTTGTTCGAGCTAAGGAGGAACTGAGGGAATGAGGGAGAGGAGGCGCTCGGGGAACAAGAGGTGGACTTAAAAGTTAAAGATGAAAGGAACTAAAGGGGTTTTCTTTATGTTCGCCAGCGTGACATGCTACATTAACGTCGGGAGCTTGCGTGGCGCGTTTGGGATCTAGGATGGACCCCTTTACGCAGTTCAGGGATTCAAATGTGCATTTTGAGAGTTTGGGGACCTAAGTGAGACAACAGGACAAGTTTAGGAACCTGGGTGCATTTTACACTTTGCAATTCTTGCAGCTAGGTTGTCTTGGCCGTGGCTAAGTTTAACCCTTGGCTAGTCCTAGGCCAAGGAACCAATCACTACCTAAGCTTCACCCAAACCCCATGAGCTTGGGAGCCAAGCGCAGCAGCGGCTCCAGCGTGTCCAGCGCGAACTTGCGCGTGAACACGTAGCACACGCCGCTGGCCCCATCATGGTAGCCGCTACAGTTGTGTCGCCGGCCGCTCCTCCTATGAGCTGCGATGGTTGGACTGTCGGGCTGCCAACCTATGTGGTTGGCGGCGACCTCCCCGCGCCCTGCTAGCGACAAGCCACAGCCCACGGCGCTGACGCACGAGCTACCGCCAATTCGCGACGACTCTGTCCTGCGTCCGCCTCCTGTCGCTCGATTGCTGCCACTAGGGTCCGGGATTTGGAGGATTTTGATTTCGCTGATTGGGGAGAATGGGGAAGGAACGATCGAACGAGGGTGTTAGAGGCCGAGGCCGAGTCACCCCCTACGGGCAGCATGCAGTGAGATAGAGAGGGGAGGTGGGGTCAGCCGATGGAGCATGGCCTGTGTTCATGGATTTTGGGCCGGCCTGTTGGGAGGAGTGGAGGGAGGGATAGGCCTAACTTCTCTCGGTTGGTTGTTGGGCTGCCTGAGAACTTAGGAAACGGAGATTTAGGCTCCATAAAATCTTTATATATGTATAAGCTTAATGTATAGTTGATTTGTCACGAAAAATGTTGGGTATTCCTGGGAATACCCATGTATCAATGTAGCTCCGCTCCTGAGAACTAGCAGTTAGAGAGGCGTACTTAGCAGTAGCAGTGTGGTAGAGAGCAAGCATTAGCGGAGTAGGAGCACTGCCCCAACAAAGCAATGACTTGTGTAGTTGTGTGAGCTCTATCAAGAGATAGAGATGGAGTAGGAGCACTGCCCCAACAAAGCAATGACTTGTGTAGTTGTGTGAGCTCTACCTTGATAGAGATGAAGAAGATGACAATTTGAAGGGCAGGAGTTCAAATGAAAGCCTAAAAGATATGATTTGGATGATGCACATTTGTTCTATAGACAACAATCTGATTATAGTGTTGTTCCCAATAGAGATGGTTTTGAAATATTTTTTCCTAATTTCATAGGAAATCCATTATTTATACATAGAATAGGCCCATCAACTTTGTTTAACATTGGACAGCTGGATTACAGCCCACAAACCATCCACAAGCAGGAGCCCAGCCAGGAGGGCGAAGGGTAGACTAGattattttttttctcttcttttttcttttttcataGGAAAATTAACAATTGGGTGCATATGCATTAGATAACAAAGTACATCTATGGATGAACTATGGATGTGCTAAGTTTCAATTTTTACAAGGCGTGCAGTTTTTTGGATAGTTTTCAAATTTCATTTTATTTAGTCTTTTACATGATATGCACTCCACATATACACCCTAGTATGCTTGGTTCCAAAAGAACCTTTCAATTCTCTGCAGATTTCAATTGAGTACTAAGTTCAATTCATTTCATCAAATTCTTCTAATCCCACCACCCCTCGCATGCGTGGGCCACCTAGCCTTTCCCTACACAAACAATCATTGATAATCATGCAGAAAATTCACCTCTTTTATTATCCAAGAAAATGGTTTAAATAAAGTGCACCACCTGATTTGTTGTAGAGATATGATAAGCCTGTTTAAAAAATT
The sequence above is drawn from the Panicum hallii strain FIL2 chromosome 7, PHallii_v3.1, whole genome shotgun sequence genome and encodes:
- the LOC112901444 gene encoding probable long-chain-alcohol O-fatty-acyltransferase 4; this translates as MELLRDSIPMVSLAVSAAALYARAVSSRLRPGFPRLAALLPVVAFLAAAPLAFSSSATTRGMAAFFLAWLGVFKVALLAAGLGPLDPALPVLPFLFTAALPVKLMTNRGGSGSGTRPAGEAAAASKRPAPAFLVSCAAKVAVVAALLRAYRFKDRLPLYARLAMYGVHMYCFFDLLLPCIAAAAGALGMEAEPQFDLPYLASSLRDFWGRRWNLVVPAVLRPSVYGPVRARAGRAAGVLATFLVSGLMHEVMVCYLTLRPPTGEMAAFFLIHGACCVAEGWCAARGWPPTPPRPVATLLVVAFVAGTAFWLFFPPINRDGGDEVLLEEWTAVAAFVGDAGRKLFQ